Proteins from a genomic interval of Polaribacter sejongensis:
- the murI gene encoding glutamate racemase: MVKPNKFPIGIFDSGVGGTSIWKEINALLPQENTIYLSDSKNAPYGDKSKQEIIDLSIKNTEFLLKQNCKIIIVACNTATTNAIKVLREKYDIPFIGIEPAIKTAALQTKTNTIGILATKGTLNSELFEQTSHSINQKIIRKEIIGTGLVELIEDGKLHSKEMTALLSAYVNPLMEENVDCLVLGCTHYPYLIPQIRKLVGNKIQIIDSGQAVARQTKNILEKHLLINKNKEKGVHQFFINKEKNVLEMLVSDKSNTRIVTEKDF, encoded by the coding sequence ATGGTAAAACCTAATAAATTTCCTATTGGCATATTCGACTCTGGTGTAGGCGGCACTTCCATTTGGAAAGAAATTAACGCACTTTTACCACAAGAGAATACTATTTATTTATCAGATAGTAAAAACGCTCCTTATGGCGATAAAAGCAAACAAGAGATTATTGATTTATCGATTAAAAACACCGAGTTTTTACTAAAACAAAATTGTAAAATTATAATTGTAGCCTGTAACACTGCAACTACAAACGCCATAAAAGTTTTAAGAGAAAAATACGATATTCCATTTATAGGAATAGAGCCAGCTATTAAAACTGCTGCTTTGCAAACAAAAACCAATACCATTGGCATACTTGCTACAAAAGGGACTTTAAATAGTGAGTTGTTTGAGCAAACATCACATTCCATCAACCAAAAAATTATACGCAAAGAAATAATAGGAACTGGTTTAGTAGAGCTTATAGAAGATGGTAAACTGCACTCTAAGGAGATGACAGCATTATTATCAGCCTATGTTAATCCTTTAATGGAAGAGAACGTAGATTGCTTAGTTTTAGGTTGCACACACTACCCTTACTTAATTCCACAAATAAGAAAATTGGTTGGAAATAAAATTCAAATTATAGATTCTGGTCAAGCCGTAGCAAGACAAACCAAAAATATTTTAGAAAAACATTTACTAATAAATAAGAATAAAGAAAAAGGTGTACATCAATTTTTTATCAACAAAGAAAAAAATGTATTAGAAATGTTAGTTTCTGATAAAAGCAATACAAGAATAGTTACTGAAAAAGATTTTTAG
- a CDS encoding PorP/SprF family type IX secretion system membrane protein: protein MKLNYVKYCLLCVLFFSLKNYAQETLPIYQDYLSDNVYLVHPSAAGIGNSSKLRFTARQQWSGIPDAPALQTISFHSRFGAETNAAFGVVLFNDKNGYHSQKGIQGTYAYHLPLNDNGNYFEQLSFGLSFTFVQNQSDQSSFTGDPSISQTIETSSYYNSDFSAAYHRGGFSSYFTVKNLLLTAKNNLNVSEPLNLRNYVFSAGYYYDENYYFQLEPSFMLQVKENTGQKIADFNLKGYKTLNNYQLWLALSYRRSFDADAVENSQFVSPIVGLNYKNVMFSYTYTNQIGDVVLTKTGFHQLTLGINLWTQDKNWRSMPNINNSFIGF from the coding sequence ATGAAATTAAATTACGTAAAATATTGTTTACTATGTGTTTTGTTTTTTTCTTTAAAAAATTACGCACAAGAAACATTACCGATTTATCAAGATTATTTATCTGATAACGTGTATTTGGTGCACCCATCTGCTGCAGGTATTGGTAATTCTAGTAAATTACGTTTTACAGCAAGACAGCAATGGTCTGGTATACCAGATGCACCTGCTTTGCAAACTATAAGTTTCCATTCTAGATTTGGCGCTGAAACAAATGCAGCTTTTGGTGTAGTTTTGTTTAATGATAAAAATGGATATCACTCTCAAAAAGGAATTCAAGGTACGTATGCGTATCATTTACCTTTAAATGATAATGGTAATTATTTTGAGCAATTATCTTTCGGGTTGTCTTTTACATTTGTTCAAAATCAATCCGATCAAAGTAGTTTTACTGGAGATCCATCTATCAGTCAAACAATAGAAACTAGTAGTTATTATAATTCAGATTTTAGTGCTGCTTACCATAGAGGAGGTTTTTCATCTTATTTTACAGTAAAGAATTTATTATTAACAGCTAAAAATAATTTAAATGTTTCAGAACCTTTAAATTTAAGGAATTATGTTTTTTCTGCTGGATATTATTATGATGAAAATTATTATTTTCAATTAGAACCTTCCTTTATGCTTCAAGTAAAGGAAAATACAGGACAGAAAATTGCAGATTTTAATTTAAAAGGATATAAAACGCTTAACAACTATCAATTATGGTTAGCTTTGTCTTATAGAAGAAGTTTTGATGCCGATGCTGTTGAGAACTCCCAATTTGTATCTCCAATAGTTGGTTTAAACTATAAAAACGTTATGTTTTCTTATACCTATACAAACCAAATAGGAGATGTAGTTTTAACAAAAACAGGATTTCATCAATTAACTTTAGGGATTAACTTATGGACGCAAGATAAAAATTGGCGTAGTATGCCTAATATTAATAATTCATTTATCGGTTTCTAA
- a CDS encoding sulfite exporter TauE/SafE family protein, with amino-acid sequence MFLSAILFGLLGSFHCVGMCGPIAFMLPIDRQNKTKGFLQILSYHFGRLFSYSLIGLLFGFLGKGFYFFGFQQQLSIIVGVSMILMVIFPRFFSKINFSKGINKVIFKVKNALGKELKKKRNDTFFTIGFLNGFLPCGLVYMAVFGALATTNAFSGSLYMFLFGLGTIPLMTSVVYLGNFTKGTLRKKIQKAIPVVVVFIGVLFVLRGLGLGIPYVSPAPVIDVINANEICH; translated from the coding sequence ATGTTTTTATCGGCAATATTATTTGGGTTATTAGGTAGTTTCCACTGTGTTGGTATGTGCGGACCTATTGCCTTTATGTTGCCAATTGATAGACAAAATAAAACTAAAGGTTTTCTCCAAATTTTAAGCTATCATTTTGGTCGGTTATTTAGTTATAGTCTTATCGGTTTATTATTTGGGTTTTTAGGTAAGGGGTTTTATTTCTTCGGATTTCAACAGCAACTATCTATAATTGTTGGTGTCAGTATGATTTTGATGGTGATTTTTCCTAGATTTTTTTCAAAAATAAATTTTTCTAAGGGCATCAATAAAGTTATTTTTAAAGTAAAGAATGCATTAGGCAAAGAGTTGAAAAAGAAGAGAAATGACACTTTTTTTACCATCGGTTTTTTAAATGGATTTTTACCTTGTGGTTTGGTCTATATGGCTGTTTTTGGAGCTTTAGCTACTACAAATGCTTTTTCAGGAAGTTTATACATGTTTTTATTTGGTTTGGGTACTATTCCTTTAATGACTTCTGTCGTTTACCTGGGCAACTTTACCAAAGGTACTCTTAGAAAAAAAATTCAAAAAGCAATACCCGTTGTGGTTGTATTTATTGGGGTTTTATTTGTTTTAAGAGGACTAGGTCTTGGAATTCCTTATGTTTCTCCTGCTCCGGTTATAGATGTTATTAATGCGAATGAAATTTGTCATTAA
- a CDS encoding FixH family protein, whose protein sequence is MKFNWGTGITIAIVAFMSFILYMVITMSTDKSYSYDLVTENYYQQEVHFQGEINAEQNGAKYKDKVTIQRTVEGLKIEFPKELSPNEITGKVFLYRPSNKQLDFEIPISISNTYLLVPEKRLLDGRWNINLAFKYKDKEYLIKREIQY, encoded by the coding sequence ATGAAATTTAATTGGGGAACAGGAATTACTATTGCAATAGTCGCTTTTATGAGTTTTATTTTATACATGGTTATTACTATGAGTACAGATAAATCTTATAGTTACGATTTAGTTACAGAAAATTATTATCAACAAGAAGTACATTTTCAAGGTGAAATTAATGCAGAGCAAAATGGCGCCAAGTATAAAGATAAAGTAACTATTCAAAGAACAGTAGAAGGTTTAAAAATAGAATTTCCTAAAGAGTTATCTCCAAATGAAATTACAGGAAAAGTGTTCCTATATAGACCGTCTAATAAACAATTAGATTTTGAAATACCTATTTCAATCTCTAATACATATTTGCTCGTGCCTGAGAAACGTTTATTAGATGGTCGTTGGAACATTAATTTAGCCTTCAAATATAAGGATAAAGAATACTTAATTAAAAGAGAAATACAGTATTAA
- the ccoG gene encoding cytochrome c oxidase accessory protein CcoG produces METPKNEQFRDSIGTIDKSGNRSWVFPKKPSGKFYKYRSYVSYFLLAFLLAAPFIKINGNQFLLFNVIERKFNIFGFPFWPQDFYLLVISMIVGVVFIILFTVIFGRIFCGWICPQTIFLEMVFRKVEYWIDGDRGKQIRLDKQAWNADKIRKRLLKWFIFFVISFLIANVFLAYLIGGDTLITYITGSPLDNTSTLISLIIFTCVFYFIFAWFREQVCIIACPYGRLQGVLLDNKTINVAYDHKRGEREAGRSKFKKNEDREAIGKGDCIDCKQCVVVCPTGIDIRNGTQLECVNCTACIDECDHMMESVGLPKGLIRYESEENIEKKKPFKLNARIKGYSAVLFILVGVLIGMLFLRNDVEATILRLPGQLYQHKENNIISNVYTFKVINKTTKDINDVSYKLMSQKGTIKLVTNQDFSIPKQGLAEGTLFIEINSSALKKDKIKLEIGVYSGDELIETTITNFLGPRSYK; encoded by the coding sequence ATGGAAACTCCTAAAAACGAACAATTTAGAGATAGTATTGGTACGATTGATAAATCTGGTAACCGTTCTTGGGTTTTTCCTAAAAAGCCTAGTGGAAAATTTTATAAATACAGGTCTTACGTAAGTTACTTTTTATTAGCATTTCTTTTAGCAGCTCCTTTTATAAAGATTAATGGGAATCAGTTTTTGCTCTTTAATGTTATAGAACGTAAATTTAATATTTTTGGATTTCCTTTTTGGCCACAAGACTTTTACTTATTGGTAATTTCAATGATTGTAGGTGTTGTGTTTATCATTCTATTTACAGTTATTTTTGGTCGTATTTTCTGTGGATGGATTTGTCCGCAAACCATTTTTTTAGAAATGGTTTTTAGAAAAGTAGAATACTGGATTGATGGAGATAGAGGAAAGCAAATACGTTTAGATAAACAAGCTTGGAACGCTGATAAAATTAGAAAAAGACTTTTAAAATGGTTTATTTTCTTTGTTATTTCTTTTCTGATTGCCAATGTGTTTCTAGCATATTTAATTGGTGGTGACACATTAATAACTTACATAACTGGCAGTCCTTTAGACAATACAAGTACGCTAATTTCATTAATTATATTTACGTGTGTTTTCTATTTTATTTTTGCATGGTTTAGAGAGCAGGTTTGTATTATTGCTTGTCCGTATGGTAGACTGCAAGGAGTTTTATTAGATAACAAAACCATTAACGTAGCATACGATCATAAACGAGGTGAACGAGAGGCAGGAAGATCTAAGTTTAAGAAAAACGAAGATAGAGAGGCTATTGGTAAAGGAGATTGTATAGATTGTAAACAATGTGTTGTTGTTTGCCCTACCGGGATAGATATTAGAAACGGTACACAATTAGAGTGTGTAAATTGTACTGCTTGTATTGATGAATGTGATCACATGATGGAAAGTGTTGGTTTACCAAAAGGATTAATACGATACGAAAGCGAAGAAAATATCGAGAAGAAGAAACCTTTTAAACTAAATGCAAGAATTAAAGGGTATTCTGCAGTCTTATTTATTTTAGTAGGAGTTTTAATAGGAATGTTGTTTTTAAGAAATGATGTTGAAGCAACTATTTTAAGGTTACCAGGGCAATTGTATCAACATAAAGAAAATAACATTATTAGTAATGTGTATACTTTTAAGGTGATAAATAAAACAACCAAAGATATAAATGACGTTAGCTATAAACTAATGTCTCAAAAAGGAACTATAAAATTAGTAACCAATCAAGATTTTAGTATTCCTAAACAAGGTTTAGCCGAAGGAACTTTATTTATAGAAATAAATTCATCAGCATTAAAAAAAGATAAAATTAAGTTAGAAATAGGTGTTTATAGTGGCGACGAATTAATTGAAACTACCATAACCAACTTTTTAGGACCTAGAAGTTACAAATAA
- a CDS encoding cbb3-type cytochrome c oxidase N-terminal domain-containing protein → MKKYFQSTIYIIFVIVTFLALAKSFMVYENPFDIYENPLVWIALIGFVLVVVLKEMVNVIAIAKATELKNEKLGIVPEESNAWIKKLLQSWTKSKDIDNEQEIILEHNYDGIQELDNTLPPWWVYMFYASIVFAIVYLVRFEVLDGDNQIVEYDKAVAEAKAALKEYKSTAPATDFITAENVTLLTDAKDLGRGKAVFKLNCASCHIADGGGAIGPNLTDEFWILGGGIKNVFSTISNGGRDGKGMIAWNKTLKADDIAKVASYVISLQGTTPANAKAPEGDKWVAEGVTVTSTEEEAPVETEVE, encoded by the coding sequence ATGAAAAAATATTTTCAATCTACAATCTATATAATCTTTGTCATTGTTACATTTTTAGCGCTTGCAAAGTCGTTTATGGTGTACGAAAACCCATTTGATATTTATGAGAATCCTTTAGTTTGGATCGCTCTTATTGGTTTCGTTTTAGTTGTTGTACTAAAGGAAATGGTAAATGTAATTGCCATTGCTAAAGCAACAGAATTAAAAAATGAAAAATTAGGTATTGTTCCTGAAGAAAGTAATGCTTGGATTAAAAAGCTATTACAATCATGGACAAAGTCTAAAGATATTGATAACGAGCAAGAAATAATTTTAGAACATAACTATGATGGAATTCAAGAGTTAGACAATACGTTACCTCCTTGGTGGGTGTATATGTTTTATGCTTCTATTGTTTTTGCAATTGTGTATTTAGTAAGATTTGAAGTCTTAGATGGCGATAATCAAATTGTAGAATATGATAAAGCGGTTGCAGAAGCGAAAGCTGCTTTAAAAGAATATAAATCTACAGCACCAGCAACAGATTTTATAACTGCAGAAAATGTAACTTTATTAACCGATGCTAAAGATTTAGGTAGAGGTAAAGCCGTTTTTAAATTGAACTGTGCATCTTGTCATATTGCAGATGGTGGTGGAGCTATTGGACCAAACTTAACAGATGAATTCTGGATTTTAGGTGGTGGTATTAAAAATGTTTTTAGTACTATTTCCAATGGAGGTAGAGATGGTAAAGGGATGATAGCTTGGAATAAAACTTTAAAAGCAGATGATATTGCTAAAGTTGCGAGTTATGTAATTTCTTTACAAGGTACCACACCTGCAAATGCTAAAGCTCCTGAAGGAGATAAATGGGTTGCAGAAGGTGTAACGGTAACTTCAACTGAAGAGGAAGCTCCTGTAGAAACAGAAGTAGAATAA
- a CDS encoding CcoQ/FixQ family Cbb3-type cytochrome c oxidase assembly chaperone, whose product MLKFVKGHMESILGIEIYPLISLIIFFTFFVALFLWVFTAKKEYINKVSNLPLEN is encoded by the coding sequence ATGTTAAAATTTGTAAAAGGTCACATGGAGAGTATTTTAGGAATCGAAATTTATCCTTTAATATCATTAATCATATTTTTTACTTTTTTTGTTGCCTTATTCTTGTGGGTATTTACAGCGAAAAAAGAATATATAAATAAGGTAAGTAATTTACCATTAGAGAACTAA
- the ccoN gene encoding cytochrome-c oxidase, cbb3-type subunit I, with product MEMQQFYYDNKIVKKFIYATLLWGIVGFTVGLLLAFMFLFPGLTEGISWLSFGRLRPLHTNAVIFAFVGNAIYAGVYYSLQRLLKARMASNFLSNFNFWGWQAIIVAAAITLPLGYTSSKEYAELEWPIDIAIALVWVAFGVNMIWTILQRRQRHLYVAIWFYLATFVTVAVLHIFNSLALPVTFLKSYSVYAGVQDALVQWWYGHNAVAFFLTTPFLGLMYYFVPKAANRPVYSYRLSIVHFWSLIFIYIWAGPHHLLYTSLPEWAQNLGVAFSIMLLAPSWGGMINGLLTLRGAWDKVRTDPVLKFMVVAITGYGMATFEGPMLSLKNVNAIAHYSDWIIAHVHVGALAWNGFFTFGMLYWMVPRMFKTKLYSVALANVHFWIGTLGIILYTLPMYVAGFVQASMWKQFNPDGSLTYGNFLETVSEIIPMYWMRAIGGSLFILGAFVMLYNIILTVRSGSKVEDELAEAAALTVVPKHRTKGEGWHTWIERKPIKLTIFATIAILIGGAVQIIPTLLVKSNIPTISSVKPYTPLELEGRDLYIREGCVGCHSQMIRPFRSEVERYGEYSKGGEYVYDHPFLWGSKRTGPDLHRIGAKYSDSWHLNHMYDPQSTSPGSIMPSYKWLITDELDKSNTESKMEVMVTLGVPYSEDEIANAQQHMLDQGTKIEQNLYADPDFAKNYEADKKYAEENGEAFIEMRNREIVAVIAYIQRLGTDIKVKDEQQITKN from the coding sequence ATGGAAATGCAGCAATTTTATTACGATAATAAAATCGTAAAGAAATTTATCTATGCTACCCTGTTGTGGGGAATAGTAGGGTTTACAGTGGGACTTTTACTCGCTTTTATGTTTTTGTTCCCTGGGCTTACAGAAGGGATTTCATGGTTAAGTTTTGGCCGTTTAAGACCATTACATACAAATGCCGTAATTTTTGCCTTTGTAGGTAACGCTATTTATGCAGGTGTTTATTATTCGCTTCAGCGTTTACTAAAAGCAAGAATGGCTAGTAATTTTTTAAGTAATTTTAACTTCTGGGGTTGGCAAGCAATTATAGTTGCGGCAGCCATAACATTGCCTTTAGGATATACTTCATCTAAAGAATATGCAGAGTTAGAATGGCCAATAGATATTGCTATTGCATTGGTGTGGGTTGCGTTTGGTGTAAACATGATCTGGACGATCTTACAAAGAAGACAACGTCACTTATATGTAGCTATTTGGTTTTATCTAGCAACATTTGTAACAGTTGCTGTGTTACATATCTTTAATAGTTTGGCATTACCGGTTACCTTTTTAAAATCATATTCTGTGTATGCAGGAGTGCAAGATGCTTTAGTTCAATGGTGGTACGGGCATAATGCTGTAGCGTTTTTCTTAACAACACCGTTTTTAGGATTGATGTATTATTTTGTGCCAAAAGCAGCAAACAGACCAGTATATTCTTATAGATTGTCTATTGTACACTTTTGGTCTTTAATATTTATTTATATCTGGGCAGGACCTCACCATTTATTATATACTTCATTACCAGAATGGGCTCAGAATTTAGGAGTTGCATTTTCTATAATGTTATTAGCACCTTCTTGGGGTGGTATGATAAACGGTTTATTAACTTTAAGAGGAGCTTGGGATAAAGTAAGAACAGACCCTGTTTTAAAATTTATGGTTGTTGCAATTACCGGTTATGGTATGGCAACGTTTGAAGGACCAATGTTATCTTTAAAAAATGTAAATGCAATTGCACATTACAGTGATTGGATTATTGCCCACGTTCACGTTGGTGCATTAGCTTGGAACGGATTCTTTACTTTTGGTATGTTATACTGGATGGTACCAAGAATGTTTAAAACAAAATTATATTCAGTTGCCTTAGCAAACGTGCATTTCTGGATTGGTACTTTAGGTATTATATTATACACGTTACCAATGTATGTAGCAGGTTTTGTACAGGCTTCTATGTGGAAACAATTTAACCCAGATGGATCTTTAACATACGGTAACTTCTTAGAAACTGTTAGTGAAATTATACCAATGTACTGGATGCGTGCAATTGGAGGAAGTTTATTTATTCTTGGTGCATTTGTAATGCTATACAATATTATTTTAACAGTAAGATCTGGTAGCAAAGTAGAAGATGAGTTAGCAGAAGCAGCTGCTTTAACAGTTGTGCCTAAACACAGAACTAAAGGAGAAGGATGGCATACTTGGATTGAAAGAAAACCTATTAAATTAACAATTTTTGCAACGATTGCTATTTTAATTGGAGGAGCAGTTCAAATTATTCCTACCCTATTAGTGAAATCTAATATTCCTACAATTAGTAGTGTAAAACCTTATACTCCATTAGAGTTAGAAGGACGAGATCTTTATATTAGAGAAGGGTGTGTTGGTTGTCACTCTCAAATGATAAGACCTTTTAGAAGTGAGGTAGAGCGTTATGGTGAATATTCTAAAGGAGGTGAGTATGTATATGATCATCCATTTTTATGGGGATCTAAACGTACAGGACCAGATTTACATAGAATTGGAGCTAAATATTCAGATAGTTGGCACTTAAACCATATGTATGATCCACAAAGTACTTCTCCAGGTTCTATTATGCCTTCTTATAAATGGTTAATTACAGATGAATTAGATAAATCTAATACTGAATCTAAAATGGAGGTGATGGTTACTTTAGGTGTTCCTTATTCAGAAGATGAAATAGCAAATGCACAACAGCATATGTTAGACCAAGGAACTAAGATTGAGCAAAACTTATATGCAGATCCAGATTTTGCAAAAAATTATGAAGCAGATAAAAAGTATGCAGAAGAAAATGGTGAGGCTTTCATTGAAATGAGAAACAGAGAGATTGTTGCAGTAATAGCTTACATACAACGTTTAGGTACTGATATAAAAGTAAAAGACGAACAACAAATAACTAAAAACTAA
- the ccoS gene encoding cbb3-type cytochrome oxidase assembly protein CcoS: MSVIYLLLTISILVAILFFIAFIYSVKTGQFDDSYTPSVRMLFDDELVKDKKEKSTKD; this comes from the coding sequence ATGAGCGTAATATACCTACTACTAACTATTAGTATACTAGTAGCAATCTTATTTTTTATCGCATTTATTTATTCAGTAAAAACTGGACAATTTGACGATTCTTATACACCATCTGTTCGTATGCTGTTTGATGATGAATTAGTAAAAGATAAAAAAGAAAAATCAACTAAAGACTAA
- the hemN gene encoding oxygen-independent coproporphyrinogen III oxidase, whose translation MKKSLIQKYNIPGPRYTSYPTVPYWNKAGIDKQDWIQSFQTSFKESNASEGISIYIHLPFCESLCTFCACHKHITKRHEVEDEYIDTVLKEWKLYVALVDEVPVVKELHLGGGTPTFFSKENLKYLMDGIFEIAKKHPEAEFSFEGHPNNTTKEQLQTLFNEGYTRVSFGVQDYNEKVQKAIHRVQPFEAVEQVTRWSREIGYTSVSHDLIFGLPHQTKENVIYSINKTKELQPDRISFYSYAHVPWVKGVGQRGFNEDDLPKDDEKRALYEIGKELFAELGYVEIGMDHFALKTDSLYKATINKTLHRNFMGYTANKTKLMIGLGMSAISDSWYAFAQNVKTVKEYQKIVNKGEIPIFKGHLLSEEDIIIRKHILNIMCHFSTSWEDKTMNINNIEEHLALLGEMEQDGLVKIDIKSKSLSIPEEARPYVRNICMAFDLHLLKNKPKTQLFSMTI comes from the coding sequence ATGAAAAAATCACTAATACAAAAATATAACATTCCAGGACCAAGATATACCAGTTATCCAACGGTGCCTTATTGGAACAAAGCAGGAATAGACAAACAAGATTGGATACAATCTTTTCAAACTTCTTTTAAAGAAAGTAACGCATCCGAAGGAATAAGTATTTACATTCATTTACCTTTTTGCGAGAGTTTGTGTACGTTTTGTGCGTGTCATAAACACATTACAAAACGTCATGAAGTAGAAGATGAGTATATAGATACTGTTTTAAAAGAATGGAAATTATATGTTGCTTTGGTAGATGAAGTACCTGTTGTAAAAGAATTACATTTAGGTGGCGGAACTCCAACTTTTTTCTCAAAAGAAAATCTAAAATATTTAATGGATGGCATTTTCGAAATTGCAAAAAAACATCCAGAAGCAGAGTTTAGTTTCGAAGGACATCCTAATAATACTACCAAAGAACAATTGCAAACCTTGTTTAATGAAGGCTATACAAGAGTAAGTTTTGGTGTACAGGATTATAATGAAAAAGTACAAAAAGCAATTCATAGAGTTCAACCTTTTGAAGCTGTAGAACAAGTGACCAGATGGTCTCGAGAAATTGGATACACTTCTGTAAGTCACGATTTAATTTTCGGGTTACCACATCAAACCAAAGAAAACGTCATTTATAGCATCAATAAAACAAAAGAATTACAACCAGACAGAATTTCATTTTACAGTTATGCACACGTACCCTGGGTAAAAGGTGTTGGGCAAAGAGGTTTTAATGAAGATGATTTGCCAAAAGATGATGAAAAAAGAGCGTTGTATGAAATAGGTAAAGAACTTTTTGCAGAGTTAGGGTATGTAGAAATTGGTATGGATCATTTTGCATTAAAGACCGATAGTTTGTATAAAGCCACCATCAACAAAACATTGCACAGGAATTTTATGGGCTATACTGCCAATAAAACAAAGCTAATGATTGGTTTAGGAATGTCTGCAATTTCCGATTCTTGGTATGCATTTGCACAGAATGTAAAGACGGTAAAAGAATATCAGAAAATTGTAAATAAGGGAGAGATTCCTATTTTTAAAGGACATTTATTATCTGAAGAAGATATTATTATTAGAAAACATATTTTAAATATTATGTGTCATTTTTCCACTTCGTGGGAAGACAAAACAATGAACATCAATAATATTGAAGAACATTTAGCATTGTTAGGTGAAATGGAGCAGGACGGATTGGTTAAAATTGATATAAAATCTAAATCTTTGTCAATACCAGAAGAGGCAAGACCTTATGTACGAAACATTTGTATGGCATTTGATTTACATCTTTTAAAAAATAAGCCAAAAACACAGTTGTTTTCTATGACTATTTAA
- the deoD gene encoding purine-nucleoside phosphorylase, protein MSVHIEAKKGEIAETVLLPGDPMRAKWIADTFLKDVKQYNDVRGMLGFTGTYNDKKVSVQGTGMGIPSTLIYCTELITEYGVKNLIRVGSAGSYQKDVKIRDIVLAMSASTNSGLNTIRFNGADYAPTASFKLFQKAIEVAKEKNITVNAGGVLSSDEFYADEFESYKKWAEYGVLCVEMETAGLYTVAAKHNVNALSILTISDSLVTNERTTAEEREQTFKEMIEIALELA, encoded by the coding sequence ATGAGTGTTCATATCGAAGCAAAAAAAGGAGAAATAGCAGAAACAGTTTTGTTGCCAGGAGATCCTATGAGAGCCAAATGGATTGCAGATACTTTTTTAAAAGATGTTAAGCAATACAATGATGTGAGAGGTATGTTGGGTTTTACGGGTACTTATAATGATAAAAAGGTATCTGTGCAAGGAACAGGAATGGGAATTCCATCAACCTTAATTTATTGTACAGAATTAATTACAGAATACGGTGTTAAAAATTTGATTAGAGTAGGTTCTGCAGGCTCTTATCAGAAAGATGTAAAAATAAGAGATATTGTTTTGGCAATGTCAGCTTCTACTAATTCGGGTTTAAATACCATCCGTTTTAACGGAGCAGATTATGCGCCAACCGCAAGTTTTAAATTATTTCAGAAAGCAATAGAGGTTGCAAAAGAAAAAAATATAACTGTAAATGCTGGAGGAGTTTTAAGTTCAGATGAATTTTATGCAGATGAATTTGAAAGTTATAAAAAATGGGCAGAGTATGGTGTTTTATGTGTAGAAATGGAAACTGCGGGTTTATACACGGTAGCAGCAAAACACAATGTAAACGCATTGTCTATTTTAACAATATCAGATAGTTTGGTAACCAATGAAAGAACTACCGCAGAGGAGAGAGAACAAACGTTTAAGGAAATGATAGAAATTGCTTTAGAGCTTGCTTAA